A genomic window from Candidatus Zixiibacteriota bacterium includes:
- a CDS encoding 4Fe-4S dicluster domain-containing protein, with the protein MKYRFVVDPILCTGCRTCELACAFSHARNLKQGRSRIYPLLHAKDKYVPVTCLQCDDPACVKSCFYNALRRNEETGAVELDLDRCVKCMACVAACPFGCALFDEVHNEVVKCDLCKGDPACAHFCPSKALRYTRIVSK; encoded by the coding sequence ATGAAGTATCGCTTTGTCGTAGACCCGATCCTCTGCACCGGCTGCCGCACCTGCGAACTAGCCTGTGCCTTCAGCCATGCCAGGAACCTCAAACAGGGGAGAAGCCGTATTTATCCTCTGCTTCATGCCAAGGACAAATATGTTCCGGTGACCTGCCTTCAGTGTGATGACCCGGCCTGTGTCAAATCATGTTTCTATAATGCATTGAGAAGGAACGAAGAGACCGGAGCGGTGGAACTGGATCTGGACCGTTGTGTGAAATGCATGGCCTGTGTGGCGGCCTGCCCGTTCGGCTGCGCTCTTTTTGATGAGGTACACAACGAGGTGGTTAAATGTGATCTCTGCAAAGGGGATCCGGCCTGCGCCCATTTCTGTCCCTCCAAGGCGCTCCGCTACACCAGAATTGTTTCCAAGTAA